The sequence below is a genomic window from Blastococcus sp. Marseille-P5729.
GCATCCTGCTGGCGGGCGATGTGCCAGACCAGCCACGCGATGGAGTTGTGGTCGCCTCCCGGGCGCCAGTTCGCCTGCTCGGCGCGGAGCCCGTCGAGCACCTCGCCGCACACCTGATGGCTGCGGGTGATCCCGTCGATGAGGATGTCCTTCGAGTCCATGACTCGACGCTACCCGCGTTCGCGTCGCCGCGGCCGGTCACGACCGCCTCAGGCCCAGCGTCCGGTGCGGGAGGCGACCCAGGACAGCGCGACCACCCCTGCGGTGGAGGTGCGCAGCACCTCTGGTCCCAGCCGTACCGGGTGGGCGCCCGCGTCATGGAGCAGCTCGACCTCGCCGGCGGTGATGCCACCCTCGGGACCGACGATCAGCACGATCTCGGCAGCGCCGTCCAGCCGGATGCTCTCTATCGGGTCGGACGTCGATTCGTGCAGCACGAGCGCGGTGCTCCCGGCGATGCGTTCAGCGAGCTGCGCAGTGCTGACGGCCTCGGCTATTCGCGGGACACGGACCCGACGGCTCTGCTTGGCCGCCTCACGGGCGGTCGCCTGCCACTTCGCGCGTCCCTTCTCGGCCTTCTGCTGGTCCGGCCACCGCGCGACGCAGGTGGCGGCCTGCCACGGGATGATCTCGTCGACGCCGCCCTCGGTCATCAGCTCGACGGCCAGGCCGGCCCGGTCGCCCTTCGGCAGGGCCTGCGCCACGGCCAGCCGCGGGCGGGGTTCCGGTACCGCCCCCCGCTGGACGACGCGTGCCCGCACTGAGCGCCCGGCGACCTCGACGATCTCGCAGTCGGCGTACTCCCCATGCATATCGGCGATGCGGATTCCCTCGCCCACCCGCATGCGACGAGCTCGGGCGGCGTGGGCGCCCTCGTCACCATCCAGCTCGATAATCGAGCCCTCGGCCGCGGGCGAGCCGAAGAAGACCGGCAGATAGGCCGACGAGCGCACGCTCAGCGCCCGTGGAAGGCGTCGCGCATCCGGCTGAACAGCCCGCCGGCAGGGTTGGCCTTGGTCGAGGCCTCGCCCTCCTCGCCACGAACCTTGGCCAGCTCGGTCAGCAGCCGGGTCTGCTCGGCGTCCAGCTTCGTGGGGGTGCGGACCTCGAGGTGCACGATCAGGTCGCCGCGGGCGCTCGACCGCAGCCGCGGGACTCCCTTCTCACGCACCGTGATCCGCTCACCGGGCTGGGTGCCGGCCTTGATCTCCAGGTCCTCGACCGAGCCGTCGAGATTGGTCAGCTCCAGCGACGTGCCCAGCGCGGCCGAGGTCATCGGCAGCGAGACGCGGCAGTGCAGGTCGTCGCCGTCCCGGGTGAAGATGTCGTGCGGCGCCTCGCGCACCTCGATGTAGA
It includes:
- a CDS encoding 16S rRNA (uracil(1498)-N(3))-methyltransferase, whose amino-acid sequence is MRSSAYLPVFFGSPAAEGSIIELDGDEGAHAARARRMRVGEGIRIADMHGEYADCEIVEVAGRSVRARVVQRGAVPEPRPRLAVAQALPKGDRAGLAVELMTEGGVDEIIPWQAATCVARWPDQQKAEKGRAKWQATAREAAKQSRRVRVPRIAEAVSTAQLAERIAGSTALVLHESTSDPIESIRLDGAAEIVLIVGPEGGITAGEVELLHDAGAHPVRLGPEVLRTSTAGVVALSWVASRTGRWA